Proteins encoded in a region of the Novibacillus thermophilus genome:
- the potC gene encoding spermidine/putrescine ABC transporter permease PotC — MKRRLNRWPSILYAGFIYAFLYIPIVILIAFSFNQSRLNAVWTGFTFDWYGALLQNTDVLDATKVSLTVAFISTIASTMIGTLAAVGMYRYHFRGKTALDGMLYLPIVIPEIVMGISLLAFFATVEIPLGITTLVIAHITFSVPFVVVVVRARLEGFDRSIEEAAMDLGANEWQTFVRVTLPIIAPGIVAGALLAFTLSIDDVIISFFVAGPSSTTLPLKIFSMVKFGVTPEINALSTIMLIVTLTIVIIAERIRMKKENVS, encoded by the coding sequence ATGAAACGCCGACTGAACCGTTGGCCATCCATCCTGTACGCCGGGTTCATTTACGCGTTTTTGTATATCCCGATCGTCATCCTCATCGCCTTTTCGTTCAACCAGTCGCGCTTAAATGCTGTCTGGACAGGGTTCACATTTGACTGGTACGGGGCGCTGCTGCAAAACACCGACGTTCTCGATGCCACAAAAGTCAGTCTGACAGTGGCGTTCATTTCGACAATCGCATCGACCATGATCGGGACATTAGCAGCCGTCGGGATGTACCGCTACCACTTTCGAGGAAAAACAGCTTTAGACGGCATGCTCTACTTGCCGATCGTGATCCCGGAAATCGTGATGGGCATTTCTTTGTTAGCTTTTTTTGCGACTGTCGAAATACCGCTGGGGATCACAACATTAGTCATCGCCCACATTACGTTCAGCGTTCCCTTTGTCGTCGTCGTCGTCCGTGCCCGGTTAGAAGGGTTTGACCGGTCGATAGAAGAGGCGGCCATGGATCTCGGCGCCAATGAGTGGCAGACGTTTGTAAGAGTAACCCTCCCGATTATCGCGCCTGGCATTGTCGCCGGAGCTCTGCTCGCCTTTACCCTTTCCATTGACGACGTCATCATCAGTTTCTTCGTTGCCGGACCGAGCAGTACGACGTTGCCGTTAAAAATTTTCTCGATGGTGAAGTTCGGAGTAACGCCTGAAATTAACGCCCTTTCGACGATCATGTTAATCGTGACGCTCACCATTGTCATTATTGCTGAACGCATCCGCATGAAAAAAGAAAATGTATCTTAG
- a CDS encoding ABC transporter permease, producing MILFFVFPLIFIFMMSFAVRGLYGGVEYSFTLENYVRFFDPLYLNILWESILIAALTTVICLVFGYPFAYIVARAPRKYRNILLMLIVVPFWTNSLIRTYAWIVLLRTEGVINTVLLQLGVISEPFEMLYNTGAVMVGLAYTLFPFMVLPLYASIEKLDQNLLEAASDLGAKPWQTFAKVTLPLTMPGVVAGCLLVFIPTLGLFFIPDLMGGSKTMLIGNLIRNQFLTARDWPFGSAASVILMILTLIFVLIYLRSGGDKKGMEVL from the coding sequence ATGATCTTATTTTTCGTCTTTCCTTTAATTTTCATTTTCATGATGAGTTTTGCTGTGCGAGGCCTCTACGGTGGCGTTGAGTACTCTTTTACTCTTGAAAATTACGTTCGCTTTTTTGACCCCCTCTATTTAAACATTTTGTGGGAGTCGATTTTGATTGCTGCCTTGACGACTGTCATCTGCCTCGTATTTGGCTACCCGTTCGCCTACATCGTCGCAAGGGCTCCGCGGAAATACCGCAACATCCTGCTCATGCTCATCGTCGTTCCGTTCTGGACCAACTCTTTGATCCGAACGTATGCGTGGATTGTGCTGTTGAGGACAGAAGGCGTCATCAACACCGTCCTTTTACAGCTCGGCGTCATTTCTGAACCGTTTGAGATGCTGTACAACACTGGGGCAGTTATGGTCGGGCTGGCGTACACCCTCTTTCCGTTCATGGTTTTACCGCTGTACGCATCTATCGAGAAACTAGACCAGAATCTGCTAGAAGCGGCCAGCGATTTAGGCGCCAAACCTTGGCAAACGTTTGCGAAAGTGACCCTGCCGCTCACGATGCCAGGCGTCGTCGCCGGATGCCTTCTCGTCTTCATCCCGACATTAGGTCTGTTTTTTATCCCTGACTTAATGGGAGGATCGAAGACCATGCTCATTGGAAACTTAATCAGGAACCAATTTCTAACGGCGAGGGATTGGCCCTTTGGTTCAGCCGCTTCCGTCATATTGATGATCCTCACGCTAATATTTGTTCTCATTTACTTGCGTTCTGGCGGGGACAAGAAAGGAATGGAGGTGCTGTAA
- a CDS encoding ABC transporter ATP-binding protein: MKQHMVQLHNVVKSFSDNVVVNNVTMHINKGEFLTLLGPSGCGKTTTLRMIAGFEQPTEGEISIDGQVVHGIPPHKRDVNTVFQSYALFPHMSVYENVAFGLKMKKLKKSEIEPRVSEALKLVQLEDFSTRKPDQLSGGQKQRVAIARAIVNSPKVLLLDEPLGALDLKLRKQMQVELKHLQQKLGITFVYVTHDQEEALTMSDRIAVMNHGVIEQVGTPDEIYERPASRFVADFIGETNIFEGTVVGFENGYAYIELSGHKIPVPQSELLKMNGSATVAIRPEQLKIVDDVSEQAIKIPGKVVEHIYVGSVIKTTVSLPWQQHITVSSVPDEKHVYQPNSDVFVSWEPKKAVVVKS, encoded by the coding sequence TTGAAGCAACACATGGTCCAGTTACACAACGTGGTCAAAAGTTTTTCTGACAACGTCGTCGTGAACAACGTCACCATGCACATTAACAAAGGGGAGTTCCTCACGCTCCTCGGTCCCTCTGGATGCGGGAAAACGACCACATTGCGCATGATTGCCGGCTTCGAACAGCCGACTGAAGGCGAGATTTCGATAGACGGCCAAGTCGTACACGGAATCCCGCCCCACAAGCGGGACGTCAACACTGTCTTTCAAAGTTATGCCCTCTTCCCCCACATGAGCGTCTACGAAAACGTCGCGTTCGGTTTGAAAATGAAAAAATTGAAGAAAAGCGAAATTGAACCCCGTGTAAGTGAAGCGCTAAAACTCGTCCAGTTGGAAGATTTCTCAACCCGCAAGCCGGACCAGTTAAGCGGCGGCCAAAAACAACGCGTCGCCATTGCCAGAGCGATTGTCAACAGTCCGAAAGTCCTGCTGTTGGACGAGCCCCTCGGCGCCCTCGACCTTAAGCTGCGGAAACAAATGCAAGTTGAATTAAAACATCTGCAGCAAAAACTGGGGATTACGTTTGTTTACGTCACTCATGATCAGGAAGAGGCCCTGACCATGTCTGACCGAATCGCGGTGATGAATCACGGGGTGATTGAACAAGTCGGAACGCCCGATGAAATTTACGAGCGGCCCGCTTCTCGCTTCGTCGCAGATTTTATCGGGGAGACCAACATTTTCGAAGGAACAGTCGTCGGTTTTGAGAACGGTTACGCCTATATAGAACTTTCTGGTCATAAAATCCCCGTTCCACAGTCAGAACTGTTGAAAATGAACGGGTCAGCGACTGTTGCCATTCGGCCAGAACAACTGAAAATTGTAGACGACGTGTCCGAGCAGGCGATCAAGATCCCCGGAAAAGTTGTGGAACACATATACGTCGGGTCCGTGATCAAAACGACGGTTTCACTGCCGTGGCAGCAACACATCACGGTCAGTTCAGTCCCTGACGAGAAACACGTCTACCAGCCAAACAGCGACGTTTTCGTCAGCTGGGAGCCGAAAAAAGCTGTGGTGGTCAAATCATGA